The nucleotide sequence AAATGAAAAGTCTTCACAAATGACTGGCATTTTTCACTGCTTTTCGGGGACATATGAGGAGGCTAAAAAAATTATTGATTTGGGATTTTATTTGGGCATTGGAGGGGTTGTAACATTTAAAAACTCTGATTTAAAAAATGTATTAAAAAAAATAGACCTTAAACACATAGTGCTGGAAACCGATGCACCTTATCTAGCTCCTCACCCATTTAGAGGCCAAAGAAATGAACCAAAGTATCTTTCAATAATTGCGAATCAAATTGCTGAAATAAAAAACACCACAATTGAAGAAGTTGCACTAATAACAAGTCACAATACCAATAAAATTTTTTTTTATTAAATAATAACTGATTTTAAATAATTGCTAATTGTAATATATGGTTTATAAATTGACTATTGTTTGTGTTTTTTTTGTAATTTCGTTGCGAGTGGTAAAACTACAAGTAGCTAGGAGAGGTGGCCGAGTGGCTTAAGGCGCACGCTTGGAAAGCGTGTATATGGACAACATATCGGGGGTTCGAATCCCTTTCTCTCCGCAAGCACTGAAGTTACAATCACATACTAGATAGAAATAAAATTAACTAAAAACTAATACAATGAATCAAAGATTCCTTTTCTTTATAATTACTTCCTTATTATTTTGTCAATTCAACTTTGCACAAGACACATCTAACGACACAACATTTACGGAAGATACTGACTCTATTACTCAAATTGATACTAATAGCTCTTTAGAAAACAACAGTAACGATATAGAATTAAACTCAAATGATGACGAAAAAATTGAGCAAAGCTCACCGTCTTTTCACCAAATTTTAAAAACTAAATTTATAGAGGGAGGTGCTGGATTCATGGGAATTGTATTACTCACATTGATTTTAGGCCTAGCTTTATGTATTGAGAGAATTCTGTATTTACATGCTGCAGGTTCCGCTAATAACGAAGAACTATTAACGTCTATTGAAAATGCTCTAAAAAACAAGGGAGGAGTTGAAGATGCAAAAGAAATCTGTAAAAAAACTAGAGGTCCTGTTGCTAGTATTTTCTATCAAGGATTAGAAAGATCTAATAAGGGAATAGATGCGGTTGAAAAATCAATAATTGCTTATGGGTCTGTGCAAATGGGACTGCTGGAAAGAGGAACTACATGGATTTCATTGTTTAT is from Flavobacteriales bacterium TMED191 and encodes:
- a CDS encoding MotA/TolQ/ExbB proton channel family protein codes for the protein MNQRFLFFIITSLLFCQFNFAQDTSNDTTFTEDTDSITQIDTNSSLENNSNDIELNSNDDEKIEQSSPSFHQILKTKFIEGGAGFMGIVLLTLILGLALCIERILYLHAAGSANNEELLTSIENALKNKGGVEDAKEICKKTRGPVASIFYQGLERSNKGIDAVEKSIIAYGSVQMGLLERGTTWISLFIALAPMLGFMGTVIGMIGAFDAIEAAGDISPSLVAGGIKVALLTTVFGLIVAIILQVFYNYIVSKIDDIVNKMEDASIALIDILANNK